Below is a window of Pochonia chlamydosporia 170 chromosome 7, whole genome shotgun sequence DNA.
TTGACGATATTCTTGTCTCACACGAGggatctggtctggcagtAAGATTGGGAATTTGTCAATGTCAGGAAAGTCTTGCCAAGAAGTATACCTGACTGGATACGAGAAACGAGTCAGCATGTTATATCAGCGTGGAGCAGTAAGCATTGGCACGGCAATCAATCCTTgttcaacaactcatcaagcatTGTCCAGATGAACTTGCAGTCCACTCTGAATGTCCAAAAATAGCTTTGATAAAACCCAAGGACCGCAATCAACGGGTAAAGCATGGCATAAATTCATGAAATTAAGGGTCCATAACTAGCCTATTCGTAACTTAGGACGCAACCGTTTCCGTTTCCTGTCATCTTAGTGCATGACGGACCCCTTTCCAGAAACTGACTGGAATGAACGTGGCTTTTTTGACTAGCCGCACGAGACAAACACCCTTTGACCCTTTGACCGCTGACGTCGAAGCTCAATCTCCACAATTTCCAACTTCCCCTTGAGCTGTGGGGGACCAACACTACACTTTCTAGAGTTATTCTTCCGTCGAGGCAAGTAATGCCGTTGTAGAGTGCAATTTCCGCCTTGTTTATCCCCATACGGTCCCTATGTGTCGACGATTCCAAGCCCGGCGATGAATCCCGCGCCGCAGCATTCGCGCGATGGTGCTGCACTGAGAGGCGCGTCGCTCGCTTTCCAGCGCAGTCCAGGCGTTACGTCGCCTATACATAGCGAGGTGATTACGAATCGATCTGGTGCGAGCGCGACGGACGGCGATTCATCTGGACATCAGGTCGCTAGGGCACATCACGGGAGGCTGGATCCGAAGAATCCGAGTTTCATAGCGGCGACGCTGGCGGCCAGTAGGACGGGGAGCCCGAGTGGGAGTGCGAGGGTGAGCTTGGCTGCGGATGCTGTTGATTCGGAGAGCATTGCGCCTACGGGGAATTTGATATCGTTGTTTGAGGGGCGGGATGGGAAGAAGGGAGGGTTGCAGGAGAGGCAGAAACATGGGAAGCTTGTGAGAGGTGCGACGCcggatggtgatgatgggaggACAGTGGCTTTGCCGCCTGCGCAGGCTAGGAGTTCTGAGAGGATATCTGCGATGCCAATGCCCAAGCCGAAACTGCCGGTGCAGTTGACGTCTCCGGGGCCGTCGAAACCGAAACCTCCGCCTCCGAGGGAACAAAAGCCAGAGGTGTCTGCACAGAAACATGCGAAATCAGCTTCCAAGGCTAGGGTGAGGACGCCGAGTCCTCCTTCGGTTGTTAGTAGGTCTACGGCGGAGCTGCTGTCCCCCAAACCGATGAGGTTGATCAAGCCGACTCTTGCGCCGCCGGTGCTGAGTAGTCCCCAGGCGAGCAGTCCGGGGACGTCTGGACAAGAGGCTTCTTCGCCGTCGCCAGATCCCGAGAAACGGGGTCGGAATACAAACCTGCGACCACCGACGCCTCCGAAACCGAGGGGGAGTCACAGAGCTGCTTTGAGTGGGAGTCGGCGTCGTGGGAATTCAGATACACCTTTATCAAGGGGCAGTTCGTCAACAACTCCTCTCACTGAATTTGGTCTGCCCATTGTTTCGCCCTCGCCGTCACGTCCAACTGTTCGGAAGAGTACACCTCCACCAATACTTAGACGAGACTCAGTCGCCAGTGCTCCGACTTCACCAATTCCCATTTCCTCGCAGCGCCGCCGTCTCACCACCACTTCTACCAGCAATCTTACACTGGATCCTCTCAccagtgccatcatggccagctCCCTCGCCTCGTCTCGCCTCACACCACATAATAGTGGATCTTCGTTACCGCCGCCCAGCCTGCCTAAGCGGCAGAGGTCACCGCGTCTGCTCCAGACACTCCGCCAGCCTCAGAGCTACTCGGACGAAGATCCTGAACGGCTAAAAATAGCACACCGTCACAAATTATCTAGTAATAAACATGCGCATCACGAGGGGTCACGCAAACGATGGAGGGATCAGATTACGCAGAGAGAGCGGAAGAGGTATGAGGCGGTGTGGGCGTCTAATCGGGGGTACTTGCTTGATGATGGGGCGTTGCAAAGTTTAGATGGTGAGGTAGATAGAGTTGTGTCGGAGTGCGTTGCGAatgtggtggtgagggagcTGTGGAAACGGTCTCGTCTGCCGGGAGATGAGCTCATTGAGGTGTGGGAACTGGTTGATCGCGGAGATGTTGGCATGCTTACGAGGCAGGAGTTTATTGTGGGCATGTGGTTGATAGATCAGAGGTTGAGGGGGAGGAAGTTGCCTGTAAGAGTGTCGGATAGTGTTTGGAATAGTGCGAATGGTGTGCGTATTTCGAAACCCAAGGCTCGTTAggggtttgttggtttgttgttttttGGGGGATTAGAGGGGAGCTTTGCAGCATGATACCCATGACGTTGCTTAGATGTATGGAACCAGGCCATAGATGGGCTTCATAGCCTTTTAATACATGTATAGAAAACTTGGTGTCTCAAAAGGATATGTTGTTCATTATCGTTGGCAGTCTATGAAGATATGGTACCGTGTCAGAAAAGGCCACTTTTCTCTAAACCTATGCGAAACAAGCAAAAATGATTCAAGACCGGCTAGAAACATAATCTGCGGATGTCTCATCGCCAAAAGTAACCGTCACATTGTAGTTACTCAACGTGGGCATGTGCAATGCGCCGTAAAGGCTCATCAAGCTTGCGGTGACGATGCCCTCGCCCCTAGGGGCATCTGCAGGAATGGTGATTTGTCTTTTGAAATCATTTGCTTTATTCGATGCATCTAGGATGTGTTAGCTCCTGGCTATATTTATGTTTGCGATGGGAACGTACCTGGTCCGAGGTACATGGTTCCAGCAACGAGTCCTAGACTCTGGGGCGTTCCGTCGCCGGGCGCATACCCGAATGCAATGGCTACGTCGTAGACTCTCTGGATGTAATTGGAGCTcttgatgatggcatcgatTGTGTCACCGGGCTTGATGGTTGAGGGGACGGAAATGCCGGTGATGCGGGCGCTGGCGAGGGACAGGAGGCCCGTTGCTAAGGCGATTGAGGAACGCATTTGGATTTTTGGTATTGATgacttttgtttttgtgttttgtttgttctctggttgttgatgttggagttTGCTGATGAGTTTGGATTGGGTTGATATCCTTATAGCTGAGCGGGAAGGTGGTTTCTGCTCCCAATTCTTTCGGTGACCTGATCGTATGCCGTTGCTTCACCTTCAATCAAAGTCCGCTAAAAGGTAtttttcttgttggtcaGACCAGTATGTGGTCATAAAGGCGTCAGCTCACTAAGACGACAGTCAAGCCAATCGATCATGTCTGTATGCAGCACGAGGTCTCACATCCCGCCTTCCCCTTCGTATCCAGAGCCCTCATCTATTTTTACATGCACGTCCAGTAATTACCAGCGCATCGGCAAGCATCTTTGAACGCTGTGCCGTGTCGAATTCCGCAGGTTGGGTGTCCTGTATGCCCATCCAGTCAGATTGTTGCAATCTTCGGCGCTTGGGAGCATACATATGTTGATCATCCCGTATCGGACGACGTGCCGTCCATGACTGGGCGCCACGTATGCCGCGATCGAATATTTGCTTTTGGAGCATTGCAATCGAAATCTGGTTTCTGAAAATAAGGGTTGCGAGGCGTTGGCTTCCGCTGCGGCCTGTCAGTGCGTTCGTCTTTGAGGTGGCACATTGTTGTGTGGCATTAATTGACGTCGTGGGTAATTTCTACAGGCTGCTTCGGAAATCGAGTTGGTAACAActtgaagttggtgttgttgggtgGTAttcacaaacacaaacaaaacGGGCGTTTGTATCGATGCAGCACAAATCAACTGCTCATTAGCATAAGTAAGTGGTGATTTACCTGCATTTTCCCAATGCAAACACTCTCACGAATGCAGATTCATAATTCGTATAATTATTCCCCAGGTCCCAACGCAAACGTTATGCAGCATCTGGGGTCTTCCAGATAGAGAGATGTCGTGAAGAAACGAAGGGAAAAACTACACCCCCAGGAGTCTCCATCCTGCCTGTTGaagtaacattgaaccaccCCGTCACATCCAGTGCCAACTAAAGTACGTTCTGGCGGGCAGGTAGGTAATGTTTCATTCGTCGAGACGGCAGAAATGGCGAAAGGAAACAAATCCTTGTTGCAGGAACTTTCGCTGCGGCGCAGTCAATAGACAGGCCTCGATGCGTCCGGCTCGGATCGCGGCTAACTCTAATAAGCTGCATACAGCACTGTGGTCTGTACAGTAATAATAAGTTAAGTTACAGTACAACCCGGGTTGCCGGGCACTTATGTTATTGCTTTGATCGTTCTGCGCCATTTTCCTTGTTGCCGATCGGGTCATGGAACTGCTTCTcgaccaccagacagacgcaCGTCAGCTTGACTTTGACGTTTTCGACATGCAGCACATTGGTGCATTGCAGATGCCATGCACAACGATCTACCGTACCCGAATATGTTAACAGATGCGTAATATGCGTAATATGCACCTTGATAATATGTTTCATTCATGAAATGTCTCTTCTTAAACTCGTTGTTCCCGGGTAGAGGCCACTGAAAAGAATTCTCAAGTAACGCGGTTGAGACGACGGGCTCATGTCTGTGACCTGGTTCAATCCGCGTCATCTTTCATCTACCCTGTTCCATGGACGTCAGTAACTTATCGCAACATCTTTCGAGCCAACTGAGGTATTTACATTACCCTCCGATGCAACTTTGTAGGACTAAAAACACGCCCTGGGCGGCTCAAGACCAACTGCTCTAATCTCTTTCCGGCAATGGTCGTTTGCATTCTGAACTCGAAATCGTCACCGAGCAAACCTTGATGCATTATAACAGGCTGCTTAGCTCGAAATCAAAAGGCAACGTCGCAGTGGTAACCTTTTTACCTGTGCCACAGCCTGGAGTCTCGGAACTAGTCGAGAGTGCCGAGATTATTGCCTCGAGAGACGATATGTTCAAAATCGTCAACAATACGTTCAACCTGCCGAAGCTTCTAAGGGCCAACTCCATCATTCTTAGCAAACCAAATATGTCACAAAGAGTGGGTTCACTGGTCACATAGATCCTGAGCGACTTTTCGTTGACGGCGGCCCAAGTCTGTGCAGAATTACCACGCCCAGATCAAGGCACTTGTTCTTACGGCCCAACATTTCTGTGGTTGCATCCTCTTCATTTGTGGTCAAAATGCGGAAACGGGGCATCTTCTGTGAGCTTTGTTGCTCCTCAAAAGCTGAGAAGGGCACCAAAGACTAATGTCTTTCCAAGAAAGTCCTCAGTTGCATCAGATCCTGCAGAAACTCGTGACTGGCGGATAACAAGTCAGAATCTGATAGTTCTCCGTATCCGTTTGACTGCGATTGGGCAAATTGCTTTGCCGTAGCAATGTTAGCCAGTTGCCTGAAGAATAGCCGGTTCACAGACTAACATTGCGCTGAGAATGCACCCAAAGCTTTGGCAAATATTTTGTTGCGTTTGTTCAAATAGTGACCAAACTTCCTCGATACCGTCTTAGACCGCAGTTTCCTGCTACACCGTGTAAGATTCCCAGGCGATCTCTCGAGGGCAGAGCACTAGAAGTACAATATTTACAGTCGCAGACTCCGGTTCATGGGGGAATTCGTTGTTTAGTTGTTCATGCTGGCTTGCATAGACCAAGTTGTGATGCTTTTCATGGAAACCATATGTCTTTGAAACAATGAAACCAAATTCTCTCGACGAAACAAAGCAAGTCTACACTTCGTTTTATCGTCGCTACCTAGGCTGATGTGACTTCTTTGTCAGCATCTTGAGACATCCCGAGTGTGAAATAATCATATCCTGGGGAAAGTCTCAGTACTTTGCACGTATCTGCCCCAAATGGCACATATGAACCGGTCCTTTTTGGGAGGAATTTCGGCAGCGGAAGCTTCTTTGAAGCACATTCAACATCATGAACCCCAAGACTGTTCTCAACGGCGCGGAGACGCCGAGGTCAAAATCATGACACAGTTTAAACTGCCATTCATGTGACGAGTTTCGATTCTCCAGGTCTCAAAGGGCGTAACAAGCTCTTCGCCGTTCACACCAGTTTTTTTTGGCCGATTCTTGATTGTAACTGTGAGTGTTTTCAAGGGCCTGCGGCGGACCGGCGGACCGCTTTGAACAAGACAGAGTAACGGGCCGAGGCCCCGGAATTCGACATGGCCAGGGGCAGAATGTTAGACCACACTTTTATGAAATCAGATGCTCAAACCCCGTTGATAAAGACGTGACTAGTTGTGAACCGACTTCAATTGATTGACTGAGTCTGATCTTTTAGTGCAGTCCAGGTAACCCCGGAATGTCTCAGTGTAACCGTCAGGGGCTCCATCCCCGTTTGTTTGTCGCCACTTTTTGGCCATGCCGCCCAGCCATGCACTGCCGAGACAAAACGGTGATCAGGCCATGGATGCGGATGCCCAGCCAAAGTTCAGGTATTGGTGCGGGGTCGCACTCGAGCTTTGACTCATTGCTATGCTAGTAAGTCTgtgtgtacggagtatgtgTCTATGTGATGAATCGTCGTTCAGGACGGCGCAGTTGAGGTGGGCATGTTGAAATCCCAAAGACCTCTCAGTTCGGAATCAAGGTGGCTGCAACATCGATTCCGTTTGCCTCCGCGATTGGTGCTGAGCACTCCTCGCCTCTTACAAGAAGGGCCAGCGATGTGCCTTCCCTGACCCTAAACTCTTCGCCATTGCACACTTCTAATATTGCTTCAATAGCAAAACTGTGAACGGTCAATGAAACAAATTCGCTCTGATCCGACGAGAATATTTGTTCTAATGCTTCCTGCTTCCGCGCATTATGCTCATCGCGGGTTTCCCATCGTGTTTGGCCCGAGAATTGGTCCTCTTCGGTGACGTTAGCCTCAATTGTGTACCCTGGATAATTTTGCTCAATCCAAGTTCTCGGCCTTCTCAGGTCACAAGTATGAACTGTGAAGCGCTCACGAATTTGCTCCTTCACGACCGGACAGAACAGGGCGCCATTGGTCCTCATCAGCCTGGAAAATACGATTTCTGTGGTTTGGAGGCACCTTGCCAATGGGCTTGTGTAGAGCGTTTGTGGAATTGGCATGCCATCAGCGGCCACCCCATGGCGCCAGAACTCTCCAAGATTCTCAGCCTGTTGGACTCCTTCCTTGTTCAGGAATGAATCGAACCAAGTAATCTTGTCGTCTCCTTTCAGCAAAGACCAATAGCTCTGGCGAATATTTAGCTGAGTTGACACAATATACTTCTGAACTATAGGTATGGTTGACTTACATCCCATGCCTCGGTCCCCACCTCCCTATGCTTCTGGTTGTGATATCCAAACCCGTGACGAGTAAGGTACAAAACCTTGTATGAGACATTGGCCGGGGCATCTCGATTCAGAGACCTCACATGGTTGGCGAATCGTTCCCAGTCTTTGTCATTTCGCATATCCTCGGTGTCTGTAGGATACTCACGCGATAGCAGAGCCAGACGTGGCTGCGTGATAAATCTCTCATTTGGCAACTGCTTGGCTATGTCGGCATGGCTCTCGAAATAACCAGGCACGGCTTGGAAAATCCATTTCTTGGTGTGGCCCATGACAATTTTGCACTAGTGGCAGAAACTTTTCGGTTCAAAGGTCAACTTTTGGTAAGATTCTGTGATGGACCCAAACTCCGGTCTGTAAGCAGGGACTGACGGTATGAAAGTGATAGGGTCAGGAAGCGAATCGTGTCCAGGTAGTGATTTCTGTGTGAGGTGTGCAATCATCCAGTCCTGAATATTGGCATGTGCGAAGGCCCAGAGATGAGAAAGACTCGCGAGCAGCGAACGAGTTGACAGTCAGTGAAAAGTATGCTCACGCAAGGAAGCACATTCAGACACGCCTCAACAGGTCGTTTCggtggttgatgctgttttccaacattgaacgttGGGCAGCTTGGATTGGACAGCATTGATGCCCCACAGACTGAAGAGACCAGTCCAGTTTGACAGGTGTCGACGCTGAAATGCCACCAATTACAACTTCGCAGGCTGCTTTTGACAGCTTTCACTCCCATGCTGCCGAGTCTCTCCAGCGTTGGCATTGAGACAACAGGCTCGGGCTATCTCCATTGTGCGCAATTGTGGCGTTGACTTCAATCGAGCGCCCGGGAGCGAAAATGAAGTTGACGGGGTCAAAACGGCACATACAGTTTCTTTGTCAAGGTTCATAACTTAGAAGTTCACCCGGTCCAAGCTTGAGACCATGACAGAGAGTACTAGGTACGTACCTATTGCCAAATCAATTtcaagccatcaattgaAGTCCTTCGGGAAGGCGCGACCAGCCACCCAACAGTCAGCCACACACCAAAGCTGCACAGACAGCCGAGAAGGAGCACCGACCTTGCAGCAACTTGTGCATGAATTCTCCTTGTGCCCGCCAGAACTCGAGCTCAGTCGTTTTCGTTTCATCATCTCTGACACCGCGAGAGACGCCAAAAGgatcttcttcctcgcatAAACTCTTAACATCTGACAGAACGCACCAACACCCTGGACCAAACAAA
It encodes the following:
- a CDS encoding increased rDNA silencing protein (similar to Metarhizium acridum CQMa 102 XP_007810442.1) — translated: MNPAPQHSRDGAALRGASLAFQRSPGVTSPIHSEVITNRSGASATDGDSSGHQVARAHHGRLDPKNPSFIAATLAASRTGSPSGSARVSLAADAVDSESIAPTGNLISLFEGRDGKKGGLQERQKHGKLVRGATPDGDDGRTVALPPAQARSSERISAMPMPKPKLPVQLTSPGPSKPKPPPPREQKPEVSAQKHAKSASKARVRTPSPPSVVSRSTAELLSPKPMRLIKPTLAPPVLSSPQASSPGTSGQEASSPSPDPEKRGRNTNLRPPTPPKPRGSHRAALSGSRRRGNSDTPLSRGSSSTTPLTEFGLPIVSPSPSRPTVRKSTPPPILRRDSVASAPTSPIPISSQRRRLTTTSTSNLTLDPLTSAIMASSLASSRLTPHNSGSSLPPPSLPKRQRSPRLLQTLRQPQSYSDEDPERLKIAHRHKLSSNKHAHHEGSRKRWRDQITQRERKRYEAVWASNRGYLLDDGALQSLDGEVDRVVSECVANVVVRELWKRSRLPGDELIEVWELVDRGDVGMLTRQEFIVGMWLIDQRLRGRKLPVRVSDSVWNSANGVRISKPKAR
- a CDS encoding phosphoglycerate mutase (similar to Colletotrichum graminicola M1.001 XP_008095226.1), with translation MGHTKKWIFQAVPGYFESHADIAKQLPNERFITQPRLALLSREYPTDTEDMRNDKDWERFANHVRSLNRDAPANVSYKVLYLTRHGFGYHNQKHREVGTEAWDSYWSLLKGDDKITWFDSFLNKEGVQQAENLGEFWRHGVAADGMPIPQTLYTSPLARCLQTTEIVFSRLMRTNGALFCPVVKEQIRERFTVHTCDLRRPRTWIEQNYPGYTIEANVTEEDQFSGQTRWETRDEHNARKQEALEQIFSSDQSEFVSLTVHSFAIEAILEVCNGEEFRVREGTSLALLVRGEECSAPIAEANGIDVAATLIPN